The Zonotrichia leucophrys gambelii isolate GWCS_2022_RI chromosome 22, RI_Zleu_2.0, whole genome shotgun sequence genome includes the window TTTAGGCCACACCCCTGTTTAAGCCCCACCCAGCATTTAGCCCACCCAATCCCTTCAAGATCCACCCACATTTTAAAGCCCCACCCACCCCTTTCAGCTCCGCTCATCCCCTTAAGCTTCACACACCCCCTTTAAGCCCCTCCCTTCCTTTAGGCCCCACCCACCTATTAAAGCCCCACCCACCCCTTTAAGCCCCACCCACATCTTTAAGCCACACCCATACCCTTTGAGCCACATCCACACCTTAAACCCTGCCCACCCTTTTTAAGCCCCACCCACTCTTCTAAGCCCCGCCTACATCCTAAAGGTCCACCCACCCCTTTAATCCCCACCTCCCTATTAAGCCCCACCCACCTTTTAAGCCCCCATCACATATTAAGGCCCCGCCCACCCTCTTAGGCCACGTCCACACTTTAAGCCCCACCCATCTCTTTAAGCCACTCCCTCACCTTTAAGCCCCACCCACTCCTTCAGGCTCCACCTACCTTGTGCTCTGATTGGCCAGGACTTCCAGCGCCCAAAGCACCGCCTCTGGGCTGTGGCCAATCAGTACAGCCTGTAGGGGGCGCCACGTGTCAGAGCAGAGGGCgtggcctgagcagagccacGCCCCCTTCCCCAACCAGCCACACCCACCTCAGCCTGTTCTGACCAATCCGGAGCCTCCTGAGCCTTCCCGGGGTGATGTGCAGCTCTGGGGttcattaattaattgattaattGAGGGGTTAATTAGGGGTTAAGGAAGAAGGGGTGTGGCTTACCTGTGTGGGTGTGGCCTCTGGAGCTCCACCTCCCTGGCCTTGCACAGGGCCTTGATTGACACCTGCGGAGGGGGAGGggttgggggaatttggggaattttggggggtcctgggctgattttggggtccctgaatGGTCTCCAGGCCCCGCCCACCATGTCAGGCCCCGCCCACTCACCAGCACTTCCGGCTCCGCCCCCGCAGCCAAGATGGCCGACAGCTCCCCCCGGGACTGGCCCGGCCTGAGGGAACACAAAACTCTTTTAAAATACCCAAAACCTCTAAAAATGCCCGAAAATCCCCCCAATTTACCCATAATCCactcaggaaccccaaaaatcctatCAAGAACCCCAAAGTCTCctcaaaatccaccaaaatccctcaaaatttcttcaaaatccccccaaaatccctcaggggccccaaaatctccccaaattgcaaaaaaatcccttcagaaacccccaaaattcagtcaggaaccccaaaaatccccccagaaaGCAAAAATTGCCTCacaatcccccaaaatcacctcagagAGCCAAAAATCCGATCAAAATTTCCTCATAATCCTCCAAAATCTGAAAATTCCCAccggggacccccaaaatcccctcagggatCACAGAATCCCCCAATAACCCCTTAGGGACCtcaaaattcccttaaaatgccccaaaaatccataaGGGACTCCAAAATCTCCtcaaattccctcaaaaatcccatcagGAACCCAAAATTgcctaaaaatccccccaaaatcccctcaagttccccaaaaatcccctcagaaaCACTAAAACTCCCTTAAAATGCTCCCAAATGCCCTCAGGAACTctaaaatcccctcaaaatctcccaaaatctcCTCACAACCCCCGAGAGacacaaaaaaatctcttgaaaACCCTTCAAAATCCTCCCAAGTCCCAGAGAAtcctccaaaatcccctcaaaaatcacccaaaatcccccttaGGGCCCCAAAACTCAGTCAGGGAccaaaaaatctaaaaattcccccaaattcccccattGCCCATATAAGGAAATTCCCCATTGCCCATATAAGGAAACACCACAAGGCCCCACCCCTTCCACCGTGCCCCCTTCAGGCCCCGCCCCTTTTACCTTTTATGGGTTGCCCTCAGCGCCCCCTTGTGGCAGTCTCGCAGCCCAGCCGGGCCCGGCTCCGCCCCCAGCAGCCGAAGCTCCGCCCCTCGCTCAAGCTCCGCCCACCGCCGGCTCTGCGCCTCCTCCAGCGAGGcctctgggggaggaaggaggaccCCAAAAGATTGGGGTGagaacccccaaatttggggtttggggggtctgggaccccaaaattgaggGTGGAGACTCCGAAATTGGGGTGAGGATCCCAAATATGGGGTTTAGAGGGATCCTGGGACCCAAAATATTGGgaaaggggaccccaaaattggggtttgGAGGATTCAGGgacccaaatttggggtttagGGGGGGTCTGGGACCCTAAAAATagggaagggaccccaaaatttgggggtagggaccccaaaattggagTCTGGGGGGGTCTGGGACCCTAAAATTAGGgaaggggaccccaaaattgaggAAGGGGATCCCAAAATTGGGGTCTAGGAGGAcatggaaccccaaaattggggtttgAGTTCATCAGGGATCCCAAAATTGGGGTTTGGCCTCGATCAGAAAGCCTATAAAtggggaagggaccccaaaattcaggttTTGAGGGTTCAGGGActccagatttggggttttggcgGTCCTGGGAGctcaaaaatggggaaaaggacCCCAATTTTAGGGCCTGGAGAAAaattgggttttgggggttcctggggcCCCAAAATTGGGGATGGGGACTCGAAAACTGGGGTTTGGGGagtcaggaaccccaaaatcggGATTATGGTTGTCCTGGGACGCTGGAAatcagggggaccccaaaatttgggggcagaaaccccaaaatacagTAAGGACCCAAAAACTGGGGGTGGGGGTGTCCAGGGACTCCATAATTGggaaatgggaccccaaaatttggggtgaaGATGCCAAACTGGGGCTTTAGTGGCTCAGGGACCCCGAAATTGGGGTCTAGGAGGACATGGGACCACAGAGTTGGGGTTTTGAGGGTGCTGGGACCCTAAAATTGGGAAAAgggaccccaaatttggggctggggtgttcagggaccccaaatttggggttcagAGGTTCTGGGACCATAAAAATCACGGGAATCCCAAAATTTAGGGGTGGGGACCCCAAATTAGGTGTCTGGGGTGTTCAGgcaccccaaatttggggttagAGGAGGGTCAGGGACTGCAAAATTGGGGTTTTGAGTGGGCAAGGAATCCCAAATTTGTGGtgagaaccccaaaattgggatttagGGGCATCatgagaccccaaaaatggcgCGGACCCCAAAATTTCGGGGGTGGGGAGCCCCCGAAATGGAGGTTTTTTAGATTAGGAACCTTTGTGCGAGGGCCGCGTTTCCGGCCGGACTCACCGAGGCGCTGCGCCGTTTCCTGTGCGTCCGCAATGGCGTCCCCCAGGTCCTGCAGCTCGTTCCGGAGCCGCTCCAGGGCCGCTcgcagcgccccctgctggcccggcggggccggagcggcCTGAGCCAAAAACGGCCCAAAAGCGACAGAATTCAGCCAAAACTCACCCAAATGTACCTGGGATTGTGCCCAGGGTTCTCACGATACCCAAAACTCTCAAAATATTGAGAAAAtctcacaaaaaaccccaaaatgccacAAAAGCGAGGGTTAAAATGGCCCAAATCTGCCCGAATTCACCTCAAAATTCACCCCAATATCCCTGAGATTGTGCCTGGGGTTCTCACAACACTCAAAACtcacaaaaaatgagaaaaatcccacaaaaaacccccccaaaataccGCAAAAATGAGGCTCAAAATtgcccccaaaattccctgaaaaaaaatccccaaaaactctccccaaaaatcccccaaaattttataaaaatgaggctcaaaaaaaatcccaaaattcccccaaaaatcccccaaattttataaaaacaagGCTCAAAATGGACCCAAATCCACCCGAATTCAGCCCAAATACAGAACCCAAAATACACCCCAATATCCCTGAGATTGGGCCCAGGGTTCCCATGATACCCAAAACTCCCAAAGTTTGGGGGAATACCAcaaaaaaaactgaaatgaggCTCATAATTtacccccaaatccacccaaattcacccaaaattccccaccaaaataatccccaaaaactccctgaaaaaatctcccaaaaattgctcccaaaaatcccagaaaaatcccccccaaaatttaataaaaacgAGGCTCAAAAtggaccccaaatccacctgaattccccccaaaattcacccagaTATCCCTGAGATTGTCAAAGaatccccaaaactccccaaagtttttcaaaaattccccaaaaaccctgaaaaatcccaaaaatcctgcaaaaaaattctcaaaattccccaaaaaatgcccaaaaaaattcccccccaaatcacttttaaatgccccaagccccccaaatccctcccaaaattcccacaaaacccaaaaaaattctccaaaaattttgcatttcgtccacaaaaaaaatcccatttcaagCTCCAAAACTCCCCtagaccccccaaaattccctcaaatcccctccaaaaatcccccgaaatccaaaaaaatcctttaaaattcctgaaaattgcccaaaaatcccaaaatgtccccaaaatgtccccaaatctgagggaacccccccaaattttgggttcCCCACCCCAAATCTGACCCCAATTCCCcctcacctccagctcctgcaggtgccTGTACCTGAACCCCGAGTTAAGGAACAATCTGGggatcccccaaaaatctccccttAAGTTTAAGGTtgaacccccaaatttgggcaCCCCCAcaccaaattttggggtttccagaattttctgtcccaggaacccccaaattttTGAGGATCCCCCAAAATTTCGGATACCAGCGCAAATTTCCTCGAATCTTCTTCGCGTTcctgtggggacaccccaaaaattctgtGAGGGGAGCACCGGGAAAAAGAGCGGGAAAAGCGGCGCGGGGCATGATGGGAGGTGTAGTTCAGGGTGTGGGGCCTGCAATGATGCTCTATGGGCGGCGCGGGGCGTGATGGGAACTGTAGGCCGGCTACATTGAAGCGCTATGGGTGCGGAGGATGATGGAGGTTGCAGGCTTGGCTATAATGGAACTCAGTGGAGCGCGGGGGATCATGGGAGTTGTAGAGTTTGCTATAAGGAACTCAATGAGGCGCGGGGGATGATGGGAGCTGTAGTCCCGGaaagcatctcctcctccttccccttaaattttggggtcccctttcaatttttggggtttttcacccTCCCCAGTGTTGGGGTCCCTCCTCACCGCTGGTTCTGGACGTGGCGGGTGATGTAATCCCAaatgggggctgtggggccggagcagagcctgcaggggagGGAATTGGGGCACCCCAACATTTGGGGGTGACCATAAAATTCACCCAGgagcccaaaattcacccaggAACCCGAAAATcacccccaggaacccccaaatccactcAGGATGCCCtaaaagggaccccaaaaccaccccaggacCCTCCAAgaggaccccaaaacctcctcagGACACCCTaaaaccccccaggaccccccaaattccctcaggaCTCTCCAAGGGGACCAATTACTCCAATTACTCTGCAAAGGGACCTCAAAATACCCTCAGGACCCTCAAAACCCCCTAGGACGCTtcaaagggaccccaaaatccccacaggACCACCTAAAACCCCTCAGGACCCTCCAAAGAAACGTCAAAATCTCCTCAGGAcctccccaaacctccccaggaCCTTccaaggggaccccaaaatcccctcaggactcTCCAggaggaccccaaaatcccccaggacccctcaaagggaccccaaaacatccaTAGGACCAACCAaaaggatcccaaaatccccccaggacccctaAGCCCCCTCAGGACCCTAAATTCACTCAGGATCTCTAAAACCTCCTCAGGACCCTCCAAGGGGACCTCAAAAccccccccaggaccctccaAAAGGACCCCAAAACTCTGTCAGGATCCCCCAAAACCTAGCCAGTACCCTCCAAGGGAACCCCAAAACGCCCCAAGATGTTtcaaagggaccccaaaatcccttcaggacccccaaaattcccccaggaccctccaaggggacccccaaacccttccaggacCTCCtaaaggaaccccaaaacctccccagtACTCTccaaagggaccccaaaaaccttcCCCGTACTCTCCAGAGGgactccaaaatccccccaggaacCCTCAAAACCTCTCAGGACCCTCCAAGGGGACCCCAAACCTCCTCAGCTCCCCCCACATTCCCGCTCTCCCCTCACGGAGCCCTCGGGAGTTCCCACCCCCGGCCCCCCGAaaccccccggcccctccccgcctcAGGGGGGTCCCCATGGGGGTCCCCGGGTGGTCCCGACCTGCGGAGCGCGGCCGGAGAGGGGACGGCGGAGGGCGgcagctccatctcctcccGGAGCCAGCGCTCCAGAGCCTCCGCCATCATGGCCGGGGGGCGCTGAGGGGAGCGAAAAAGCGCGGGAAAAGCGCCGCGGGGCAGCACGGGAGTTGTAGTGCGGGGAGCGGGGCCTGCAATAATGGGCTACGGGAGGTGCGGGACATGACGGGAGTTGTAGGCGAGTAACTGGGGCGCTGGGGTGCGCGAGGGATGATGGGAGGTGTATGTGTGTTTGTAATAGGGCTGTATGGATTATAATGATTCTCTATGGGACTCTAGGTTTTAACGATTCTTTATGGAGCACGGGGAATGATGGGACTTGTATGCACGCCTGTAATGGGGCTCTATGGGTTATAATGATTCTCTATGCGGCGCGGGGCCTGATGGGAATTGTATGCGTGTTTGTAATTGAGCTCTATGGGTTATAATGATTCTATATGGGGCGCGGGCGTTGATGGGAGTTGTATGCGTGTTTGTAATGGAACTCAATGGGCGTCGCGGGGCATGATGGGAGCTGTAGGCCAGGAAGTTGCTCGATGGGGAAacttgggggtctgggggcactTGGGGGATCCTAAGGGCCACTTATGGGTCAAAGGAGCCATTTAAGGGACACTCAAAAGGCACCCGAGGGGAACTTTGGGTCTGAGGGCACTCAGGGTCACTTGGTGAGCTGGATTCTGGCTTTACCTGGGCCGCGGGGATGATGGGAGTTGTAGCCTCTGGGCAGCATGGGAATTGTAGGCGCAGACTAAGGGTCTGTGGGGCGGGGGGCGGTTTAGGGGGGCACCTGGGAGTCCGTGAGGGCACTCGGAGGTCCTGAGTGGGGGCTTAGAGATCACTTTGGAATCCTGGGAGGCACCTGGGGGTCCGGGGGGGGGGGCAACTGAAGAGCAACTTTGGTTTGGAGGGACATTTGGGGGCGTGTACCTGGCACTCTGTGTGGCTGCGTGGCACGACGGGAGTTGTAGGCCCCGCTTCACTGGCGCTCTAAGAGGCCGGGAGGCATGCTGGGAGCTGTAGTACAGCCTTTAATAGCTCTCCATGCCGCCGCAGGGCATGACGGGAGTTGTAGTcgaaaaaagccaaaattgcGCGGCCTTTAGATACCGCCTTCAAGGCCGCTGATTGGTTGTAAGCTGTGATTGACAGGCAGGTCGACCAGTGGGAGGCGGCGCCGGCGGAAGGCGGGAAGCGGCAGCTCCTGAGGGCGGCGGTGGGCgcggattttggggggatttgaggcgattttggggcattttgggggatttttgggatccctGACGAGCCTCTCACCCCTGCCAGGCCCCAGGCACGCGTCCAGAGCCGTGATGGCCGCCAAGGTGAAGGTGGAGAAACCAGGTGAGCTCGGCCGggagccccaaaaaccccaaaatcgccccaaaaacctcaaaattccacaaaaatcccactcgggaccccccaaaatccctcaaatcccCTCAGAAATCGCCGAAATCCCAAAAGATTTCCCGAATATATCCCAAGACAAcacaaatcctccccaaaattcccaaaatattcccagaattccacccagaattccccaaattcctctcAGATTCTTccagaacccccaaattccccacaATTCTcaaaattttctcccaaatttcttAAAAACTCCTCACAGGACCCTCAAAACTTCATATGGAAATCATGATGGTAATGGAGACAAGGATGTCTATGCTGTGCCATCAGGAACATAAAAAAACATTAGAATACAGGTGAGCCTGAGCTCCTGAACTAGTGAGAAGAGAATGcaacaaagacattttttttaagagtcTTCAGGATGAAGAGCAGATcaaattttttaatgtgaaatatttattaatagaATGAACCTTCAAAATAACATTGTTTTCAAAAACCTGTTTACAGTATGTCTTACAACGATACATAGTTCTTattaatagaaaaagaaaagcacttttttcCAAACTGTTGTGCACTCTTAAGCAATCTACaataaaaacagtattttttcatGCTGGGAATGATGTTAATTACAAAAAAGCCTTCTAGCCCACTTGGCACGTAGTTTCTTGATTAGCATAGTTTTTtattgtggtggtttgacagggaatgggatttctgggatgctgcGGTCAGGccaatgggtgctcagattttaatattgttaCCTGGTTTGGCCATTGGGACATTGGATccgcctctgagaacacagggttaaaagcagggctctcgCCTGGGAGGGTCTCTTTGGATTTCCGGTGAGAAGGGTTCGGGTCTCTGCCCCGGTCCAGCTGCTGGatgggcgggggaggggaaagCCATGCGGCCTGGGAGAGGTGGGCCTGACCCTGAGGGGCCCAAGGGTGGAAGCATGGAAGAAGTACTGAGAGGTATTCCCCCAATCCCCCGCTTCTGGGAGACAGAGAGACAGCCGTGCCTGGGACTGTTGTCTTGGAATCTGATATCGTGTGCTGCCGGCACAGCACAGACTGCGgtgaagggggggggggggcagcgAGGAGTCCAGCCGCTGGTAGGAGCATTTAACCCTTTTGTGGAGAATGAAATCTTTGCAGAGCATTGACATTTCCTAGAGGGGAGATGCAGTGGAGGATGAAGAAGGAACTGAGCAAGTGAGATGGAGGTCTGAGCAAGGGAGAGATATGAAAAGAATAGAACCTTGAAGAACCTTGAGTGGGAAGGGATGATGGAGTGGCTCTTACACTGGACTCTTtttgtatagccatggacagaactgTGTTTCCTTGGGATACAGGGACTGCATCCGGGGGGGCAATGCCCCAGAGCCAAGAGGGTTCGGTGTTGGTGCCCCTTGGCCCCAGAGGGAATAATTTGGGGGGACAGATGTTCCAAAGTTGAGACCATGCCTTTTTGGAGTGGGACAatgcatccttaaaagacaaccctggaagcagctctggtccgtgttcagtggtgagagcactggacatGAAAAGGAAGAGGTAACCATGGccacaagaaggactcctctcccccTGATGAACTGAggattgagtattctaaagggtggtgctggactgAGAGTTGATGATTTGGGGAATGGATtgtattggaaatttggtggggaggagagggagatgtatttgtgaagttttcattttccttgtgtgtttctctttttttttttttttttcttgtagtttagtcAATAAAGTTTTTTCTAAGTAGAagctgctttgcttattcctggtcacatctcacagcagataCCAGGGAAAGTGTActttcatgggggcactggcattgtcccagtgtcaaaccatgacatttatTCATCAAGCAAGTTTCACATTGACTATTTTTCACCTTTAAATAATGGCATCTTTGTACTTATGCAGCATCCATGAAGAATTTCTTGGATGTTATTTTGTACCTGATCCTAAATGCCAGGTTCTGCATTCTGCCATCTGTCTAGCTTTCCCATTTGATGCAACTTCTGAGAGGTATTTTCAGAATTGAGGACTACCTGCAAGAATGATGCTAAATGCATGCATTTTACTCCTTGGTTAATGCAAAACTATTTTTCCTTTATAGCACAAtaagaacaggaaaataatgatGGTGGATTCAATCCTTGTAGTAATACAAAGAGGACTATTATCATCATTAGAAATCAAGCAAGTTGTATTTATTGCACATGCAGTGCAACCACTAATGCAAATTACCCTGTAAATTCAATAGGAATCTGTATCATAGGAGTGGATTGAATGTTTCTATTGATATTTTGCTTAAAGCAGAAAGTTGATTCTTTTGACAGCCAACTGATAATTGCAACCTCACTTTCAACTACGGCTTTCAAACAGTTGAAACATGTCTGTTTATAAAATGATACGGTACAGTACACAATAGCAAATCAGGTCATAgacattcaaaagaaaaaaaagatcaaaggACAGATTCATTCACATCTGCAAGCCCTCAAGAGTGTACAGGTCAAATGTCCCCAGAAAACTAGGCTGGTGGTGCAAACTCTCTCTGTTGGcaccagcagaagcagctgctaTCTTTATAGGATACAATCTTGCTTACATTGCCCTTCAGAGCAATCTTCTGTACCCCTGGCCAATACACCTGCTCTATTCCTTGGACTTCACGTTTGCTTTTCTACAGAGTCTTGTCCTGCCAACTGACTCAAAGTTCAGGTAATAGATTTCCAAGATTTAGAAATGCCGAGTTAAGTTTATTTATCTTATATTTCATTCCGTCTAAGCAAACTGTAACTTCCTGAAGTGAAATATGTTGAGTATGTCATGTGTATTTTGCATCTTAGTTCTGCTTCATATTAAACTTCTCACAGACTCCTGTGATGCCTTACTGCAAAAATATATATGCGCAAAGAGTGGTTGTGGGAAGTTGGAAGTGCCAGAAAACCATGTAAACAATCTAAAAATAGAGCTTTGAATTTCTGAATATAATTGCACCATGTAAAGtcaaaatataatatttaaatgaTTTTCATGTAATGATgaatgtgaggtagagagaaTCCagatagaattaatttttttaacagttcCAGGAAAAACATGGCCTTGACTTGGAAGTAtagcattaaatattttatacagcATGAGTTCTCATTACCTAATCATATGATTTGTAGAACTGAATTGGAAAccaggaaataaagaaaaatattcaagcTATAAAAGATATgagatttaaattttctttgtatttctggtTAAAACTATTAGGTAGCTACATGGTCactcattattttaaaaagcatctggacattaaaaatagataaatttcTGTGGGACTTGGATGTCAGCTATTCctgaaaagctttatttcaCTGCTTCCCAACCCTGAATCAATCCACTTAAACACAGTTGTATTTCAGATGCTCAGTGAAACTGTCCATGTAATGCATATAGTTGACAAATAATCTGCTGAAAAAGCTAGATCGATTTGAAGGTTTTTCCTGTAAATGGCATTCAAATTATTTGTACAAACACACAGATGGGATTTCTGCTGTCTTATTCAGGCCACTTCCTCCAAAGAGCTCTCCGTCAAATCTCTCTAGTTCTATTCTTCTGGTGATCCAAAGACAGCACTGGGATGGTCCAACTGCATGGAATTACTGTCTTCTAGAGATGCACCCTGAGGGCTTCTGTGTGCAGCA containing:
- the HAUS5 gene encoding HAUS augmin-like complex subunit 5 isoform X2 — its product is MMAEALERWLREEMELPPSAVPSPAALRRLCSGPTAPIWDYITRHVQNQRNAKKIRGNLRWYRHLQELEAAPAPPGQQGALRAALERLRNELQDLGDAIADAQETAQRLEASLEEAQSRRWAELERGAELRLLGAEPGPAGLRDCHKGALRATHKRPGQSRGELSAILAAGAEPEVLVSIKALCKAREVELQRPHPHRAAHHPGKAQEAPDWSEQAEAVLIGHSPEAVLWALEVLANQSTRALLASPAPSAEAPPTLKSLLQLHLQQRLRFLSATTRGRRAALKSLQEQVVGVARAGPGSAPPPLEGAWLRRRQLALGALGALGAEPRPPAQATPPLWGLAQEMGVAQGSLLSQAAILRQQLRQGSLRLRWGAGPVLGAEPEPPASPPLTEGVAELLPQLRLVREDCEQRIRDWPRLQELVSQWWAQPAQWVLATPPGCAPFSHWLQCWRAATHALQATPTPEEVPPTIGNGEE